A window of Anas acuta chromosome 8, bAnaAcu1.1, whole genome shotgun sequence contains these coding sequences:
- the PLPPR4 gene encoding phospholipid phosphatase-related protein type 4, protein MSAKERPKGKVTKDSVTLLPCFYFVELPILASSVVSLYFLELTDVFKPVHSGFNCYDKSLSMPYIEPTQEAVPFLMLLSLVFAGPSITIMVGEGILYCCLSKRRNGIGTEANINAGGCNFNSFLRRAVRFVGVHVFGLCSTALVTDIIQLSTGYQAPYFLTVCKPNYTSLNVSCSENSYVVEDICSGADTNIINAGRKSFPSQHATLAAFAAVYISMYFNSTLTDSSKLLKPLLVFAFIICGIICGLTRITQYKNHPVDVYCGFLIGGGIALYLGLYAVGNFLPSDENVYHQNFHREPLRSLTDLSQDANRILPGKNGSSTDGIASHRSESILNRNHRDTGSLTNIKRANADVEIITPRSPMGKENMVTFSNTLPRVNTPSLEDPARRNATIHASMDSARSKQLLSQWKNKNESRKLSLQVIETESGQSPPRSIEMRSSSEPSRVGVNGDHHGPSSQYLKIQPGSVPGCNNSGLSGGPRVSIQSRPGSSQLVHIPEETQENVNTSPKTSSARAKWLKAAEKSVACRSNSQPRIMQVIAMSKQQGVLQGSPKGSEGSTVTCTGAIRYKTLTDHEPSSIVRVEAHPENNRPVIQMPSEGEGSGSWKWKGPEKVTLRQTYELNDLNRDSESCDSLKDSYGSGDRKRSNIDNTEHHHHGITTIRVTPVEGSEIGSETLSISSSRDSTLRRKGNIILIPERGSSPENTRNIFYKGTSPTRAYKD, encoded by the exons tTGCCAATATTGGCATCTTCTGTTGTTAGCCTTTATTTTCTTGAACTTACTGATGTCTTCAAGCCAGTTCACTCGGGATTTAATTGCTATGACAAGAGTCTGAGTATGCCATACATTGAACCTACACAAGAGGCTGTTCCCTTTTTGATGTTGCTTAGTCTGGTTTTTGCTGGACCATCAATTACG ATAATGGTAGGAGAAGGAATTCTCTACTGTTGCCTGTCCAAAAGAAGAAATGGGATTGGAACAGAGGCCAACATTAATGCAGGAGGATGCAACTTCAATTCTTTTCTTAGAAGAGCTGTGAGATTTGTTG GTGTTCATGTGTTTGGTCTTTGTTCCACTGCTCTTGTTACTGATATTATACAGCTATCAACAGGATATCAGGCACCATATTTCCTGACTGTTTGCAAGCCTAACTACACATCCCTAAATGTTTCCTGCTCAGAGAATTCATATGTTGTGGAAGATATTTGCTCAGGAGCTGATACTAATATTATCAATGCCGGAAG AAAGTCATTCCCATCTCAACATGCCACCTTGGCAGCTTTTGCAGCAGTGTATATTTCG atgtaCTTCAATTCTACGTTAACAGATTCCTCAAAACTTCTGAAACCACTCTTGGTCTTTGCTTTTATCATCTGTGGAATTATATGTGGTCTGACTCGTATCACCCAGTATAAGAATCATCCAGTTGATGTTTATTGTGGCTTTCTCATAGGAGGAGGAATTGCTCTCTATTTG GGCCTGTATGCGGTGGGAAACTTCTTGCCAAGTGACGAGAATGTGTATCACCAGAATTTTCACAGAGAACCCCTGAGGTCTTTGACAGACCTCAGTCAAGATGCCAACAGAATCCTGCCAGGTAAAAATGGAAGCAGCACTGATGGCATTGCCTCTCACCGTTCAGAAAGTATCCTGAACAGAAACCACAGAGATACTGGGTCTCTGACTAACATCAAGAGAGCAAATGCTGATGTAGAAATCATAACACCACGAAGCCcaatgggaaaggaaaacatggtTACTTTCAGTAACACTTTGCCAAGAGTCAACACGCCATCCTTGGAAGATCCAGCAAGACGAAATGCAACAATTCATGCATCAATGGATTCTGCCCGCTCCAAACAGCTGCTTTCCCAGTGGAAGAATAAGAATGAAAGCCGAAAGTTGTCACTGCAAGTAATAGAGACTGAATCTGGCCAGTCACCACCAAGATCTATTGAAATGAGGTCAAGCTCAGAGCCTTCCAGAGTGGGAGTAAATGGTGATCATCATGGCCCAAGTAGCCAATACCTGAAAATTCAACCTGGCAGTGTACCAGGTTGTAACAACTCAGGTCTTTCTGGTGGGCCAAGGGTCTCTATTCAGTCACGTCCTGGCTCTTCCCAGTTAGTGCATATTCCTGAAGAGACTCAGGAAAATGTGAACACGTCTCCCAAAACTAGTTCAGCTAGAGCTAAGTGGCTGAAAGCTGCTGAGAAGAGTGTTGCATGTAGAAGCAACAGCCAGCCAAGAATCATGCAAGTAATAGCCATGTCTAAGCAGCAAGGAGTGCTTCAAGGCAGTCCAAAGGGTTCAGAGGGAAGCACAGTCACTTGTACAGGAGCCATCAGATACAAAACCTTGACAGACCATGAGCCAAGCAGCATTGTCAGAGTCGAGGCCCATCCAGAAAATAACAGACCTGTAATTCAGATGCCATCAGAAGGTGAAGGAAGTGGGTCATGGAAATGGAAAGGTCCTGAAAAAGTCACCCTTCGTCAGACATATGAGCTAAATGATCTCAACAGAGACTCTGAGAGCTGTGACTCCTTAAAAGACAGTTATGGGTCAGGTGACAGGAAAAGGAGCAACATAGATAACACTGAGCATCACCATCATGGAATCACTACAATAAGAGTCACACCTGTGGAGGGAAGTGAGATTGGCTCAGAGACCCTGTCCATTTCTTCTAGCCGGGACTCAACACTTAGAAGAAAAGGTAACATAATTTTAATCCCTGAACGAGGGAGCAGTCCAGAGAACACCAGAAACATCTTCTATAAAGGCACATCCCCCACACGAGCATACAAAGACTGA